The Streptomyces halobius genomic interval CACGAGCACCGCCGCTTCTTGTGAGGGTGACTCCGGATCTCTACGTTCACGTCCGAGACCTTGGACATGTCGCCGTTGGCCTGTGCCTCACTACGTTCCTCGCTCAACGCCATGCACACATCGCAGCCCGGTACCGGGGGCGGGTCGCTGTCGAGCCTCAGCGGCAGCTCAACGGGCGGAGCGGGATACGTCGTTGGGTTGGTCATGGGTGGACCCCTCGCGTCGTCCTGATGCCGACCACGCTAGGGAGAGCGGAACCTCAACTCATAGGCGATTGCATGAGGTTGCACGCCAATCACCCGAGGGCATCCAAGGCCGATGTGATCAGCGCGCGAGCGGGAGCCCCGTAGACCGCCAGTGCTGCCAGTTCCGCGAACGTCTCGGCGTACAGGGCTATCTCGCTTGGCTGCGTGATCGTGAGGTATCCAGAGATCAACTCGACGTTGACCTGCGCCGCGTCATAGATCCAGAACCCCTCGGCCGGCCAGCGCTCCCGATCCGGCGTCATGGGCACAACTCCCAAGCTGACATTGGGAAGTGAGGCAATCGAGACCAGGTGGCCAAGTTGTCCGGCCATGATCTCAGCGCCGCCGATCCCGGCTCGCAACACCGACTCCTCAACGAGGAACGCGAACTGCCGGTCACCCTCGTACAGGACCCGCTGACGCTCCATCCGGGCGGCGACCGCTTCGGCTACGTCGTCCACCAGGCCGCGCCGCTGCTGGATCGCTTGCAAAGCTGCCGTCGTGTACGGCTGCGTCTGGATCATGCCCGGCACGAGCCAGGAGGAGTAGGAGCGGAAACGGCGGGTCCGCTGGTACAGCGGCAGGCGGGCCTCCTGGGCCTGCTTGAGCCCTGCCCGCTCCATGCGTCGCCAGCCAACCCACATGCCCTCGGCCGTCCGAAGCATCGCAATCAGGTCTTCGGCCTGGCCCTCGGCCCCGCACGCTCGGCACCACGCCCGAATGTCGTCGGCGGACGGGGGTGTACGGCCGTTCATGATCCGGGACGACTTGGACCGGCTCCACTCGCAGCGATCAGCAAGTTCGGCCCCGGTCAGCCCGGCATCCCGGCAAAGCTCCCCGAGTCGATCCGCGAGAGCCTGCCGGGCCTCCTGGGCACTGGAAGAAGCAGAGACGGCCATGGTGTGCGATCAGCTCGGCCGGTACTCCGCGTGAGGAATCGCGCGCTCCCACGCCGCCTCGTACGCCGTGACGTACTGCGCGGCCAACGCCGGTTCGTGCAGAACCTCCATGCGCGGGCCGGTCCACTGACCCTCGCCGCTGAAGTGGTGCAGGATCACGGTTTCCTCGTCCATGACCCACCCGTCCAGCGCGGGGAGCAGCAGATCACGCGCCCGCGAGCGAGGCAGCCAACGCACGTCCTCACCTGCTGCGACGTTCGTAAACGTGCCGTCGTACTCGTACCGCACGTAGTCACTCAGTGGCTCGGAGACCACGCGCAGCCGCCGCATGACCACACCCCGGCCGGTCGTCTCGGCCACCACGTCCAGCCACGAGCGCCACCACGATTCACGGTCGGCCGGGTCGTACCGGTGCCCCTCCTGCCAGCGGATGAACTCGGGGTCATCCCGCATGTAGCTGTCCCGCATCTCAAGGTGCATCGCTGAGCGCTGCGCCTTCGCGAGAGCCTCACGAACCGCTGTTGCCACCGTTGTCCTCACTGTCCGGGCGGGGGATGAACTGGAGCATGTTTGCGGGCAGCCGGATCACGGTCTCGTGGTCCGGAACGTCCGTGGAGTGACCGGGCACCGAGCCGACTTCCTGCGCCTGCCGGACGGTCTCCTCGTCCGCCTTCCATGACTGGATGATCAGGTCGCCAGTTGTGTCTTCCAGCCAGATCGTGGGCGAGCCGTCATCGGGGGTGTTGGGCCAAATCCCCAAGAACTTTAGGGCCATTGGGCACTCCTCTACCGAGTCAGTTGCACGGATGTGCACGAGCCTCACTCTTCCGGCTGAGCAGCGTCAAGGGGGGCAGGCAGAGGGCCTTAGCCGCGAAAGATTCCATGCACGATCCTGAGCAGGGGGAACGCGGTGGCGATCCTGGGGGAATCCTGGGGGACCCCTTCAGGAGGGGGATCCATGCAGATCAGAGCCGTATGGCCTGTAAAGCACCCAGATTTATGAGGGAACGAACCAGGTGCAGCGGATCGTGATGGCGCGGAACCTGCCGTAAGTCAGCGAGCCGTATCCGGCGAGCGGACATCGCACAGGACGAGGGCCCTGTACCGCAACTGCGGTACAGGGCCCTGTGTCCTGGGCGCCCGCAGGCCATGCGTCAGTCGCCCGACACCGTGACCTTCTCGTCGTTCTTCAGCTGGCTGACCAGCTGCTGGAGCTTGTTCTTGTCCCAGACGAGGTTGCCGCCGTTGCTGCCGGAGACCGGCATGTTCATGGACTTGCCCTCGCCGCCCGTGACGCCCTTCATCGCGAAGAACATCTGGCCCAGGTCCCACAGGCTCATGTCCTTGTCGACGATGAGGGTCTCCAGGCCGGCGCCCATCGTCGGGTAGAGCTTGAACGGGTTGAGGATGGTGCCCGGCGTCGCGGCCTGGCTCGCCAGCGCGGCCAGGAACTTCTGCTGGTTCTTGGTGCGCTCCAGGTCCTGCGACGCGAAGGCGTGCCGGGTCCGGACGAAGGCGAGGGCCTGCTGGCCGTCGAGCGTCTGCTTGCCGGCCTGGAAGTCGGCGCCGGAGTCCTTGTCCTTGAACGCCTTGGGGATGTTCATCTCGACACCCCCGATGGCGTCGACGATGTTGGCGAAGCCGGCGAAGCCGATCTCGACGTAGTGGTCG includes:
- a CDS encoding helix-turn-helix domain-containing protein gives rise to the protein MAVSASSSAQEARQALADRLGELCRDAGLTGAELADRCEWSRSKSSRIMNGRTPPSADDIRAWCRACGAEGQAEDLIAMLRTAEGMWVGWRRMERAGLKQAQEARLPLYQRTRRFRSYSSWLVPGMIQTQPYTTAALQAIQQRRGLVDDVAEAVAARMERQRVLYEGDRQFAFLVEESVLRAGIGGAEIMAGQLGHLVSIASLPNVSLGVVPMTPDRERWPAEGFWIYDAAQVNVELISGYLTITQPSEIALYAETFAELAALAVYGAPARALITSALDALG
- a CDS encoding DUF6879 family protein — encoded protein: MATAVREALAKAQRSAMHLEMRDSYMRDDPEFIRWQEGHRYDPADRESWWRSWLDVVAETTGRGVVMRRLRVVSEPLSDYVRYEYDGTFTNVAAGEDVRWLPRSRARDLLLPALDGWVMDEETVILHHFSGEGQWTGPRMEVLHEPALAAQYVTAYEAAWERAIPHAEYRPS